A section of the Ciceribacter thiooxidans genome encodes:
- a CDS encoding MFS transporter, translated as MTTTVRSPMPWLIIVSGSLIAMMTFGPRSAMGFFQLPMLSDTGWDRSTFGLAMAIQNLAWGLGQPFFGAMADKYGTGRVLTLSGVLYAVGLTVMAHASSPVWLHIGGGLLVGFAVASGSFGIVLSAFARNVTPEQRSFAFGIGTAAGSAGMFLFAPLSQALISNFGWSDSLVWLGALMLIVPLLAYPLRGNANSGTQSKAQAQQTVAEALREALGHRSYLLLTSGFFVCGFQVAFITAHFPAYLGDIGIDARYAVIAMALIGFFNVIGSLASGFISQRYSKPYFLAFIYVARSVAVTAFLLLPQTPLSVIVFAIVMGLLWLSTVPPTNALVAIMFGTRHLGLLGGLVFLSHQIGSFLGVWMGGYLYDRMGSYDTVWWFGVALGVFAAIVHWPIAERPVDRALPAAA; from the coding sequence ATGACCACGACCGTGCGCAGTCCCATGCCCTGGCTGATCATCGTCAGCGGCTCGCTGATCGCGATGATGACCTTCGGGCCTCGCTCGGCCATGGGTTTCTTCCAGTTGCCGATGCTTTCCGACACCGGCTGGGACCGCTCGACCTTCGGGCTCGCGATGGCGATCCAGAACCTCGCCTGGGGCCTCGGCCAGCCGTTCTTCGGTGCGATGGCTGACAAGTACGGCACCGGCCGGGTGCTGACCCTTTCCGGCGTACTCTATGCCGTGGGCCTGACCGTTATGGCCCACGCATCCTCGCCGGTCTGGCTGCATATCGGCGGTGGCCTGCTGGTCGGCTTTGCCGTCGCCTCGGGCTCCTTCGGCATCGTTCTGTCGGCCTTTGCCCGTAACGTCACGCCCGAGCAGCGCTCCTTCGCCTTCGGTATCGGGACCGCCGCGGGATCGGCGGGCATGTTCCTGTTTGCGCCGCTCAGCCAGGCGCTGATCTCCAATTTCGGCTGGTCGGACAGTCTCGTCTGGCTCGGCGCCCTGATGCTGATCGTGCCGCTGCTCGCCTACCCGCTACGCGGCAACGCCAATTCCGGCACCCAGTCGAAGGCGCAGGCCCAGCAGACAGTCGCCGAAGCACTGCGGGAAGCGCTCGGTCACCGCAGCTATCTGCTGCTGACCAGCGGCTTCTTCGTCTGCGGCTTCCAGGTCGCCTTCATCACCGCCCATTTCCCCGCCTATCTCGGCGACATCGGCATCGACGCCCGCTATGCGGTGATCGCCATGGCGCTGATCGGCTTCTTCAACGTGATCGGCTCGCTCGCTTCCGGCTTCATCTCGCAGCGCTATTCGAAGCCGTACTTCCTCGCCTTCATCTATGTCGCCCGCTCAGTCGCCGTCACGGCTTTCCTGCTCCTGCCGCAGACGCCGCTGTCGGTGATCGTCTTCGCGATCGTGATGGGGCTGCTCTGGCTCTCCACCGTGCCGCCGACCAATGCGCTCGTCGCCATCATGTTCGGCACCCGCCATCTCGGCCTGCTCGGTGGTTTGGTGTTCCTCTCCCACCAGATCGGCTCCTTCCTCGGCGTCTGGATGGGCGGCTACCTCTACGATCGCATGGGCTCCTACGACACCGTCTGGTGGTTCGGCGTGGCGCTCGGCGTGTTCGCCGCCATCGTCCACTGGCCGATCGCCGAACGTCCGGTGGACCGCGCACTGCCGGCGGCGGCGTGA
- the recO gene encoding DNA repair protein RecO: MQWSDEAIFLGARRHGETSIIAEMMTREHGRHLGLVRGGRSRTMQPMLQPGNRLDVVWRARLDEHLGEYRVEPLTLRAARLMETATAVYGVQALAALLRLLPERDPHPHLFGMLDIILDHLHEAQAAGELFIRFELAVLNDLGFGLDLAQCAATGTREDLVYVSPKSGRAVCRDAGAPWADKMLALPPFLCAGASRAATSENLADAFRLTGFFLGRHVYEPRGITPGAAREGFLQAALKALRSGEPESAVAACENTA; this comes from the coding sequence ATGCAATGGAGTGACGAAGCGATATTCCTGGGCGCCCGGCGCCACGGCGAGACGAGCATCATCGCCGAGATGATGACCCGCGAGCACGGTCGGCATCTCGGCCTCGTGCGCGGCGGACGTTCCCGCACCATGCAACCGATGTTGCAGCCGGGAAACCGCCTCGACGTCGTCTGGCGGGCACGCCTCGACGAACATCTCGGTGAATACCGGGTGGAACCGTTGACGCTGCGGGCCGCGAGGCTGATGGAGACGGCGACCGCCGTTTACGGCGTGCAGGCGCTCGCGGCCCTGCTCAGGCTCCTTCCGGAGCGCGATCCGCATCCGCATCTCTTCGGCATGCTCGACATCATCCTCGACCACCTGCACGAGGCGCAGGCGGCCGGCGAACTCTTCATCCGCTTCGAGCTTGCAGTGCTGAACGATCTGGGTTTCGGGCTCGATCTCGCCCAGTGTGCGGCGACCGGCACGCGGGAAGACCTCGTCTACGTCTCTCCGAAATCGGGCCGCGCCGTCTGTCGCGATGCCGGCGCGCCATGGGCCGACAAGATGCTGGCGCTCCCGCCTTTTCTCTGCGCCGGTGCATCGCGTGCCGCGACGTCCGAGAACCTGGCCGATGCTTTTCGACTGACGGGGTTCTTTCTCGGCAGGCATGTCTACGAGCCGCGGGGCATCACGCCCGGCGCGGCTCGCGAGGGGTTTCTTCAGGCGGCATTGAAGGCCTTGCGTTCCGGCGAGCCGGAGAGCGCAGTGGCGGCCTGCGAAAACACCGCCTGA
- a CDS encoding AbrB family transcriptional regulator: MSSDDRPSTETALEPGLLTRLPTPLRWTVLLLLSAVLAAILEEIGIPGALLLGPMLAAIAAATNGARLSVPRIPYFAAHSMIGCVIARALDLKIAETFLHGWPLFLSVVLAIVLASTVTGYLMARSGVLPGTTAIWGTSAGAASAMMLMAEAYGADARLVAFMQYLRVVCVASAASVIAALAFHAAGGEAQPLDWFRAVDVFALFETLAVAFAASAVGALLKIPAGTMLLPMIATAALSTTGHLQIELPPWLLAISYGVLGWKIGLGFTRRILRHATNALPQIMLSIVVLITFCGTLAVLLWATLGVDLLTAYLATSPGGLDSVAIIAASTPVDISFVMALQTARLFIIILIGPPIAKMVARRLKT, encoded by the coding sequence ATGTCATCTGACGACCGTCCGTCGACCGAAACCGCGCTCGAACCAGGCCTGCTGACGCGGCTGCCGACACCGCTGCGCTGGACGGTCCTGCTCCTGCTTTCGGCAGTGCTTGCCGCGATACTGGAAGAGATCGGCATTCCCGGCGCGCTGCTGCTCGGGCCCATGCTGGCCGCGATCGCGGCTGCAACCAACGGCGCACGCCTCTCCGTGCCGCGCATCCCCTATTTCGCCGCGCATTCGATGATCGGCTGCGTGATCGCCCGCGCGCTGGACCTGAAAATTGCCGAAACCTTCCTGCACGGCTGGCCGCTCTTTCTCTCGGTGGTGCTGGCGATCGTGCTCGCGAGTACGGTCACGGGTTATCTCATGGCCCGCAGCGGCGTCCTGCCCGGAACCACCGCGATCTGGGGTACGTCCGCGGGCGCCGCCTCGGCGATGATGCTGATGGCGGAGGCCTACGGCGCGGATGCGCGCCTCGTCGCCTTCATGCAGTATCTCCGCGTGGTCTGCGTCGCCTCCGCCGCCTCGGTGATCGCAGCACTCGCCTTCCACGCCGCCGGCGGCGAGGCCCAGCCGCTCGACTGGTTCCGCGCGGTCGACGTGTTCGCGCTTTTCGAAACGCTTGCGGTCGCCTTCGCGGCGAGCGCCGTCGGCGCGCTGCTCAAGATACCGGCCGGAACCATGCTGCTGCCGATGATCGCCACCGCCGCACTCTCGACGACGGGCCACCTGCAGATCGAGCTGCCGCCATGGCTACTCGCCATTTCCTACGGCGTGCTCGGCTGGAAGATCGGCCTCGGCTTCACCCGGCGCATTCTCCGCCATGCGACCAACGCCCTGCCGCAGATCATGCTCTCGATCGTCGTGCTGATTACCTTTTGCGGTACGCTCGCGGTCCTGCTCTGGGCGACGCTCGGCGTCGACCTTTTGACCGCCTATCTCGCGACCAGCCCCGGCGGGCTCGATTCGGTCGCGATCATCGCCGCCTCGACGCCGGTCGACATCTCCTTCGTGATGGCCCTGCAGACGGCACGTCTCTTCATCATCATCCTGATCGGGCCACCGATCGCGAAGATGGTGGCGCGGCGGCTGAAGACCTGA
- the era gene encoding GTPase Era, with the protein MTDNDNMAAAGGEHSGDQPTHSGFVALIGPTNAGKSTLVNRLVGAKVSIVSHKVQTTRAVMRGIAIHQNAQIVFMDTPGIFKPRRKLDRAMVTSAWGGAKDADLILLLIDSERGLRGDAEAILEALKDVPQPKILVLNKIDRVQPEQLLKLAAAANEAVKFERTFMVSATTGSGCDDLMDYLATTLPEGPWYYPEDQISDLPMRQLAAEITREKLFLRLHQELPYASHVETEKWEERKDGSVRIEQVIYVERESQKKIVLGKAGEAIKAISTASRKELSEILEQPVHLFLFVKVRENWGNDPERYREMGLEFPKG; encoded by the coding sequence ATGACCGACAATGACAACATGGCCGCCGCCGGCGGCGAGCATTCCGGCGATCAGCCGACGCATTCGGGCTTCGTCGCCCTGATCGGCCCGACCAATGCCGGCAAGTCGACGCTCGTCAACCGCCTGGTCGGCGCCAAGGTGTCGATCGTCAGCCACAAGGTGCAGACGACACGCGCGGTGATGCGTGGCATCGCCATCCACCAGAACGCCCAGATCGTGTTCATGGATACGCCCGGCATCTTCAAGCCGCGGCGCAAGCTCGACCGGGCGATGGTGACGTCCGCCTGGGGCGGTGCCAAGGACGCCGACCTGATCCTGCTCCTGATCGACAGCGAGAGGGGGCTGCGCGGCGATGCCGAGGCGATCCTGGAAGCACTGAAGGACGTTCCGCAGCCGAAGATCCTCGTGCTCAACAAGATCGACCGGGTGCAGCCGGAACAGCTGCTGAAGCTTGCCGCCGCGGCCAACGAGGCAGTGAAGTTCGAGCGCACCTTCATGGTTTCCGCGACGACGGGGTCTGGCTGCGACGACCTCATGGACTATCTGGCGACGACGCTGCCGGAAGGCCCCTGGTACTATCCGGAGGACCAGATCTCGGATCTGCCGATGCGCCAGCTCGCCGCCGAGATCACCCGCGAGAAGCTTTTCCTGAGGCTGCACCAGGAACTGCCCTATGCCTCGCACGTCGAGACGGAGAAGTGGGAAGAGCGCAAGGATGGCTCGGTGCGCATCGAGCAGGTGATCTATGTCGAGCGCGAGAGCCAGAAGAAGATCGTGCTCGGCAAGGCCGGCGAGGCGATCAAGGCGATCTCCACCGCCTCGCGCAAGGAGCTCTCGGAAATCCTCGAGCAGCCGGTGCATCTTTTCCTGTTCGTCAAGGTCCGCGAGAACTGGGGCAACGATCCCGAGCGCTATCGCGAAATGGGCCTCGAATTCCCCAAGGGCTGA
- the rnc gene encoding ribonuclease III — MKKARGLSAEDRAQAEAVIGYSFADKQRLDRALTHASATLARGGDYERLEFLGDRVLGLCIAELLFSSFKSATEGELSVRFNQLVSAETCAAIADELQLHRFIRTGADVKKLTGKNMLNVRADVVESLIAAIYLDAGLEAARAFVLKHWSARAARADGARRDAKTELQEWAHARHAVTPIYKVAERSGPDHDPRFTVTVEIPGVAPETGTERSKRAAEQVAATKMLEREGVWQKTAP, encoded by the coding sequence ATGAAGAAGGCGAGGGGGCTCTCGGCCGAGGACAGGGCACAGGCTGAGGCCGTGATCGGCTACTCCTTCGCCGACAAGCAGCGGCTCGACCGCGCGCTCACCCATGCGAGCGCGACGCTCGCCCGGGGCGGCGATTACGAGCGTCTGGAATTCCTCGGCGACCGCGTGCTCGGCCTCTGCATCGCGGAGCTTCTGTTTTCCTCCTTCAAAAGCGCGACGGAAGGCGAGCTTTCCGTCCGCTTCAACCAGCTCGTCAGTGCCGAGACCTGCGCGGCGATTGCCGACGAGCTGCAGCTTCACCGCTTCATCCGCACCGGTGCCGACGTCAAGAAGCTCACCGGCAAGAACATGCTGAATGTCCGCGCCGACGTGGTGGAAAGCTTGATTGCCGCGATCTATCTCGATGCCGGCCTGGAGGCCGCGCGTGCCTTCGTGCTGAAGCACTGGAGCGCGAGGGCGGCCCGCGCCGACGGCGCACGGCGGGATGCCAAGACGGAGCTGCAGGAATGGGCGCACGCCAGGCACGCAGTCACGCCGATCTACAAGGTTGCGGAACGCAGCGGACCGGATCATGATCCGCGCTTTACCGTGACCGTCGAAATTCCGGGGGTCGCCCCCGAAACGGGAACCGAACGTTCCAAGCGCGCGGCCGAACAGGTTGCTGCCACGAAAATGCTGGAGCGCGAGGGCGTCTGGCAGAAAACCGCCCCTTGA
- the lepB gene encoding signal peptidase I encodes MTEQAEKKASGLWENIKVIIQALLLAVIIRTVLFQPFTIPSGSMMPTLLVGDYIFVNKFAYGYSKYSLPFSPDLFEGRIFASEPKRGDIVVFRFPPNPDIDYIKRLIGLPGDRIQVIDDVLYVNGQPVPRQPDGTFTSDYRQDPGADVPVFRETLDNGVSYDTLDQSPTSRGDNTREFIVPEGHYFMMGDNRDNSLDSRFDVGMVPAENLVGRASMIFFSLGNDTSFREVWKWPANMRWDRLFKVVQ; translated from the coding sequence GTGACCGAGCAAGCTGAAAAGAAAGCCAGTGGGCTGTGGGAAAACATCAAGGTCATCATCCAGGCTCTTCTGCTGGCGGTGATCATTCGCACTGTCCTCTTCCAGCCCTTCACCATTCCGTCCGGCTCGATGATGCCGACGCTGCTGGTCGGCGACTACATCTTCGTCAACAAGTTCGCCTACGGCTATTCGAAGTATTCGCTGCCCTTCTCTCCCGACCTCTTTGAAGGCCGCATCTTCGCCAGCGAGCCGAAGCGCGGCGACATCGTGGTCTTCCGCTTCCCGCCGAACCCGGACATCGACTACATCAAGCGTCTGATCGGGCTTCCGGGCGACCGCATCCAGGTGATCGACGACGTGCTCTACGTCAACGGCCAGCCGGTGCCGCGCCAGCCCGACGGCACTTTCACCTCCGACTACCGCCAGGATCCGGGCGCGGACGTGCCGGTCTTCCGCGAGACGCTCGACAACGGCGTAAGCTACGACACGCTCGACCAGTCACCGACCTCGCGCGGCGACAACACCCGTGAGTTCATCGTGCCGGAAGGCCATTACTTCATGATGGGCGACAACCGCGACAACTCGCTCGACAGCCGTTTCGACGTCGGCATGGTGCCCGCCGAGAACCTCGTCGGCCGTGCGTCGATGATCTTCTTCTCGCTCGGCAACGACACGTCGTTCCGCGAGGTCTGGAAGTGGCCGGCCAACATGCGCTGGGATCGGCTGTTCAAGGTCGTTCAATGA
- the acpS gene encoding holo-ACP synthase — MIIGIGSDLADIRRVERSIARFGERFTGRCFTDAERQRADAGKNRAASYAKRFAAKEALSKALGTGMSQGVFWKDIGVINSEHGKPSLVLTGATAELLRSMTPAGHEAVVHLTMTDEFPYAQAFVVIEARPVAR, encoded by the coding sequence ATGATCATCGGCATTGGCAGCGATCTCGCCGACATCCGGCGCGTCGAGCGCTCGATTGCGCGTTTCGGCGAGCGCTTCACCGGGCGTTGTTTCACCGACGCCGAGCGTCAGCGCGCCGATGCCGGCAAGAACCGCGCAGCCTCCTACGCCAAGCGTTTCGCCGCCAAGGAGGCGCTGTCCAAGGCGCTCGGCACCGGCATGTCGCAAGGCGTCTTCTGGAAGGACATCGGCGTCATCAATTCCGAACACGGCAAGCCTTCGCTCGTGCTGACAGGCGCGACGGCGGAACTCCTGCGCTCCATGACGCCGGCAGGCCACGAGGCTGTGGTCCATCTCACCATGACCGACGAATTTCCCTACGCCCAGGCCTTCGTGGTCATCGAAGCGCGACCGGTCGCGCGGTGA
- a CDS encoding DUF3563 family protein: MFAPIRKLARALHVPTIAEREAAYLNGSRDLVDLEYRQRQIDRGLFRSGR, from the coding sequence ATGTTTGCTCCCATTCGTAAACTGGCCCGCGCCCTGCACGTCCCGACCATCGCCGAACGCGAAGCAGCCTATCTGAACGGCTCGCGCGACCTCGTCGATCTGGAATACCGCCAGCGGCAGATCGACCGCGGCCTGTTCCGTAGCGGCCGCTGA
- a CDS encoding RelA/SpoT family protein, which produces MMRQYELVERVQKYKPDANEALLNKAYVYAMQKHGKQTRASGDPYISHPLEVAAILTEMRLDESTIAVALLHDTIEDTTATRAEIDELFGEDIGRLVEGLTKLKKLDLVTKKAKQAENLRKLLLAISDDVRVLLVKLADRLHNMRTLEHMKPEKRARISEETMEIYAPLAGRMGMQDMREELEDLSFRYINPEAYETVTERLAELSRRNEGLIKKIEDELRDLLVANGLIHAAAKGRQKKPYSVFRKMQSKSLSFEQLSDVYGFRIIVDDIPSCYRALGIVHTRWRVVPGRFKDYISTPKQNDYRSIHTTIVGPSRQRIELQIRTKRMHEIAEYGIAAHALYKDGEGGDGELLSRESNAYSWLRHTIEALAEGDNPEEFLEHTKLELFQDQVFCFTPKGKLIALPRGATPIDFAYAVHTNIGDTTVGAKINGSIMPLVTRLNNGDEVEIIRSGVQVPPAAWEEIVVTGKARSAIRRATRLAIRKQYSGLGHRILERTFERAGKIFSRDTLRPVLHRLGHKDVEDAIAAVGRGEMSSIDVLRAVFPDYQDERVTVKPASDEGWFNMSGADSMVFRLPNKGKLAEGVGEGPEPLPIRGLSGSARVHFSPAGAVPGDRIVGIMEDGKGITIYPIQASALQRFDEEPERWIDVRWDLDEANKTRFIARILINAINEPGALAKVAQTMAGLDVNIRTLTMTSVATDFTEMAIDVEVWDLRQLNQLIAQLKDLDCISTVKRVYD; this is translated from the coding sequence ATGATGCGGCAATACGAGCTCGTGGAGCGGGTTCAGAAATACAAGCCCGATGCCAATGAAGCGCTGCTGAACAAAGCCTACGTCTATGCCATGCAGAAGCACGGAAAACAGACCCGTGCGAGCGGCGACCCCTACATCTCCCATCCTCTCGAAGTCGCCGCGATCCTCACCGAGATGCGTCTCGACGAATCGACGATCGCCGTCGCCCTGCTGCATGACACGATCGAGGACACGACGGCGACCCGCGCCGAGATCGACGAACTCTTCGGCGAGGACATCGGGCGGCTGGTCGAGGGGCTGACCAAGCTCAAGAAGCTCGACCTCGTCACCAAGAAGGCCAAACAGGCAGAAAACCTCCGCAAGCTCCTGCTGGCGATTTCCGACGACGTCCGCGTGCTGCTGGTCAAGCTCGCCGACCGCCTGCACAACATGCGCACGCTCGAGCACATGAAGCCGGAGAAGCGTGCCCGCATCTCCGAAGAGACGATGGAGATCTATGCGCCGCTCGCCGGTCGCATGGGCATGCAGGACATGCGCGAGGAGCTGGAGGATCTCTCCTTCCGCTACATCAATCCCGAAGCCTACGAGACGGTGACCGAGCGCCTGGCGGAGCTTTCGCGCCGCAACGAGGGCCTGATCAAGAAGATCGAGGACGAGCTGCGCGATCTCCTCGTCGCCAACGGCCTGATCCACGCGGCTGCCAAGGGGCGGCAGAAGAAGCCCTATTCCGTCTTCCGCAAGATGCAGTCGAAGTCGCTCTCCTTCGAACAGCTCTCCGACGTCTACGGCTTCCGCATCATCGTCGACGACATCCCGTCGTGCTACCGCGCGCTCGGAATCGTCCACACCCGCTGGCGCGTGGTTCCCGGCCGCTTCAAGGACTACATCTCGACGCCGAAGCAGAACGACTATCGCTCGATCCACACCACCATCGTCGGTCCGTCGCGCCAGCGCATCGAACTGCAGATCCGCACCAAGCGCATGCACGAGATCGCCGAATACGGCATCGCCGCCCACGCGCTCTACAAGGACGGCGAGGGGGGCGACGGCGAACTGCTGTCACGCGAAAGCAATGCCTATTCCTGGCTCCGCCACACCATCGAGGCACTGGCCGAAGGCGACAACCCGGAGGAGTTCCTCGAGCACACCAAGCTCGAACTCTTCCAGGACCAGGTCTTCTGCTTTACTCCGAAGGGCAAGCTGATCGCGCTGCCGCGCGGTGCGACCCCGATCGACTTCGCCTACGCGGTCCATACCAACATCGGCGACACCACGGTCGGAGCGAAGATCAACGGCTCGATCATGCCGCTCGTCACCCGCCTCAACAACGGCGACGAAGTCGAGATCATCCGCTCCGGCGTGCAGGTGCCGCCGGCCGCCTGGGAGGAGATCGTCGTCACCGGCAAGGCCCGTTCGGCAATCCGCCGCGCGACCCGCCTGGCGATCCGCAAGCAGTATTCCGGCCTCGGTCACCGTATCCTCGAGCGTACCTTCGAGCGCGCCGGCAAGATCTTCTCGCGCGACACATTGCGGCCGGTGCTGCACCGTCTCGGTCACAAGGACGTCGAGGATGCGATCGCCGCGGTCGGTCGTGGCGAGATGTCCTCGATCGACGTGCTGCGGGCGGTCTTCCCCGATTACCAGGACGAGCGCGTCACGGTGAAGCCGGCGAGCGACGAAGGCTGGTTCAACATGAGTGGCGCCGATAGCATGGTCTTCCGCCTGCCGAACAAGGGCAAGCTCGCGGAAGGTGTCGGCGAGGGGCCGGAGCCGCTGCCGATCCGTGGGCTTTCCGGCAGCGCGCGGGTGCATTTTTCGCCGGCGGGCGCCGTTCCCGGCGACCGTATCGTCGGCATCATGGAAGACGGCAAGGGCATCACCATCTATCCGATCCAGGCCTCGGCGCTGCAACGCTTCGACGAGGAGCCCGAGCGCTGGATCGATGTCCGCTGGGACCTCGACGAGGCCAACAAGACGCGCTTCATCGCTCGCATCCTGATCAACGCGATCAACGAGCCGGGCGCGCTCGCCAAGGTCGCGCAGACCATGGCCGGCCTCGACGTCAACATCCGCACCCTCACGATGACGAGCGTCGCTACCGACTTCACCGAAATGGCGATCGACGTCGAGGTCTGGGACCTGCGCCAGCTCAACCAACTGATTGCGCAGCTGAAGGACCTCGACTGCATTTCGACCGTCAAGCGCGTCTACGACTGA
- the rpoZ gene encoding DNA-directed RNA polymerase subunit omega, with amino-acid sequence MARVTVEDCIDKVENRFELVLLASHRARQISQGSQITIDRDNDKNPVVALREIADETLSPGDLKEDLIHSLQKHVEVDEPEQDANALLSTAAVRSEEEEDMPETVTFDQMSEEDLLAGIEGLVPPEKSDDY; translated from the coding sequence ATGGCCCGTGTCACCGTTGAAGATTGCATCGACAAAGTAGAGAACCGCTTCGAGCTCGTTCTGCTCGCCAGCCATCGTGCACGGCAGATCTCGCAAGGTTCGCAGATCACCATCGATCGCGACAATGACAAGAATCCGGTCGTCGCCCTGCGCGAGATCGCTGACGAAACCCTGTCTCCGGGCGACCTCAAGGAAGACCTCATCCATTCGCTGCAGAAGCACGTCGAAGTCGACGAGCCGGAGCAGGATGCAAACGCGCTTCTTTCCACCGCCGCTGTCCGCAGCGAGGAAGAGGAAGACATGCCGGAAACCGTGACCTTCGACCAGATGTCGGAAGAAGACCTTCTGGCCGGCATCGAAGGCCTCGTTCCGCCGGAAAAGAGCGACGATTACTAA
- a CDS encoding NYN domain-containing protein, which produces MFDPREKLALFIDGANLYAASKSLGFDIDYRKLLKAFQKRGYLLRAYYYTALIEDQEYSSIRPLIDWLDYNGYKVVTKPAKEFTDSMGRRKVKGNMDIELAIDAMEQAETADHLVIFSGDGDFTTLVEALQRKGRKVSVVSTMATQPPMIADDLRRQSDHFIDLISLKAEIGRDPSERMARAPVEPAAGEDIEE; this is translated from the coding sequence ATGTTTGATCCACGCGAAAAGCTCGCACTCTTCATCGACGGCGCGAATCTCTACGCGGCCTCCAAGAGTCTCGGGTTCGACATCGACTACCGCAAGCTGTTGAAGGCTTTCCAGAAGCGCGGCTACCTGTTGCGCGCCTATTATTATACGGCGCTGATCGAAGACCAGGAATATTCGTCGATCCGCCCGCTGATCGACTGGCTCGATTACAACGGATACAAGGTCGTCACGAAGCCGGCGAAGGAGTTCACCGATTCCATGGGCCGCCGCAAGGTCAAGGGCAACATGGATATCGAGCTTGCCATCGACGCGATGGAGCAGGCGGAAACGGCCGACCATCTGGTGATCTTTTCCGGCGACGGCGATTTCACCACCCTGGTCGAGGCGCTGCAGCGAAAGGGCCGCAAGGTTTCCGTCGTTTCGACCATGGCCACGCAGCCGCCGATGATCGCCGACGACCTGCGCCGGCAGTCCGACCATTTCATCGATCTCATCAGCCTCAAGGCCGAGATCGGCCGGGACCCGAGCGAGCGCATGGCCCGCGCGCCGGTCGAACCGGCCGCCGGCGAAGACATCGAGGAATAG